Genomic DNA from Deltaproteobacteria bacterium:
GGCGCACCCTATCCCATCCCTTTCAGCGCTAAGGGCTGCGGTCTCTTTTATGGTCCTCCCCATGATGTAGACGGCATCCATATTGATGCCGGCCTTGGTTGATGCCACATTGACCGAGGAGCATACCCTCTCTGTCTGAGAGAGGGCATAAGGGATGGAGTCGATAAGGGCCCTTTCCGTCGGGGTGAACCCTTTTTGCACCAAGGCAGAGTACCCACCCAAGAAGTCGATGTCCACCTCTGCTGCTGCGCTATCAAGGATGTGGGCGAGATAGAGGAAATCGTCTACCGAGGGTCTGGTGAGGAGGTTGGCAACTGGGGTTACGGCAATCCTGACATTTACAATGGGGATCCCATATTTCAGCTCTATATCTTTGGCGTCTTTTCGCAGGTGGGCAGCAAGCTGGGTGATCTTTTTCCTAATTTTTTCGCCCGTTTTTTGGGAATCAGAATGGGCACAGTCCTGGAGATTGATCCCCATGGTGACGGTGCGCACGTCGAGGTTGAAGGCCTCGATCATCTCTACTGTTTCCAGTATCTCTTCCGCGCTGAACTCCAACGTCATTCTTTATCCCAAAAAATGCGCTAAGAAGCCAGATTTAAAACAGCAACTTCCTCCTGATATGCTTTTTGGGCATATTTCTCTGAATGTACCTGCTTAATCTTATTATAAACCCAAATTAATGCATAATTTGGGTTTATATCCTATGCATGAACTTAAAGATGTCTTCGTGTTGGGCCACGATCTTTAACCCTATCTCTTCACCTTTATTTCCTAATTGTTCCTTTAACTCAGCGAAACTGACCTTGCAGAGGGAGATATCAACCAGCATGGTCATGGCAAAGATCTCCTCCCCCAGGATCTTCTGGTTTATGTCCAAGATG
This window encodes:
- a CDS encoding ACT domain-containing protein; translated protein: MAEKVVITVLGKDRVGIVAEISGVLYQNNVNILDINQKILGEEIFAMTMLVDISLCKVSFAELKEQLGNKGEEIGLKIVAQHEDIFKFMHRI